From one Nilaparvata lugens isolate BPH chromosome 2, ASM1435652v1, whole genome shotgun sequence genomic stretch:
- the LOC111049119 gene encoding vesicle transport protein SFT2B produces the protein MDKLRRVLSGDDNADDDSTTGIIPDLSANSLSWSTRVKGFAVCFVLGIFISLLGSLSLFLHRGVAHFAFFYTIGNIVSMLSTCFLMGPVNQIKKMFAETRIIATVLMLVMLLLTLYAAIGLKNAGLTFIFLVLQWLAMTWYSLSYIPYARDLVKKTLNTCVV, from the exons ATGGACAAGTTGAGAAGGGTCTTGAGCGGAGATGACAATGCTGATGATGATAGCACAACTGGGATAATACCT GATTTATCAGCGAATAGTCTAAGCTGGTCTACAAGAGTCAAAGGATTTGCTGTCTGTTTTGTATTAGGAATATTTATCTCATTACTGGGGTCACTGTCTCTCTTCCTGCATCGTGGAGTCGCACATTTCGCATTCTTTTATACTATTGGCAACATTGTATCCATGTTAAG TACATGCTTCCTGATGGGTCCAGTGAATCAGATCAAAAAGATGTTTGCAGAAACGAGGATTATAGCCACTGTTTTGATGCTTGTTATGCTTCTCCTGACTCTATATGCAGCAATAGGG CTGAAGAATGCAGGACTGACGTTCATATTTCTCGTTCTGCAGTGGCTTGCAATGACATGGTATTCACTGTCTTACATACCCTATGCTCGTGATCTTGTGAAGAAGACACTGAATACCTGTGTTGTATGA